From Gemmatimonadota bacterium, the proteins below share one genomic window:
- the mutY gene encoding A/G-specific adenine glycosylase — protein MPSPDPAALRARLLAWYDRARRDLPWRRTSDPYRVWVSEVMLQQTRVETVIPYYERWLERFPTVSALATADLDDVLPLWKGLGYYSRARNLHRAAQAVLERHGGEVPAEPDALRALPGVGAYTAGAVASIAFGRPEPLVDGNVRRVLSRWYDLEAPGDREVWALARDLVDPERPGDFNQALMELGATVCTPRAPRCEGCPVEGSCLARARGTVELRPPPRKRGPVPHVHVLSLVVWTAEARTLLVQRPERGLLAGLWEFPARELAGPPDPGRCASPLPPVEHVFSHLKATYHPLLIRMEDPPDSAEAALERVGAEGARPRWVTVPEAEVLALPVAQQKILAALVGVER, from the coding sequence ATGCCCTCACCCGACCCCGCCGCGCTCCGCGCGCGCCTCCTGGCGTGGTACGACCGCGCCCGGCGCGACCTGCCCTGGCGACGCACGTCCGATCCGTACCGGGTGTGGGTGTCGGAGGTGATGCTGCAGCAGACCCGGGTGGAGACGGTCATCCCGTACTACGAGCGCTGGCTGGAGCGCTTCCCCACCGTCTCGGCGCTGGCCACCGCCGACCTGGACGATGTGCTGCCGCTGTGGAAGGGACTCGGCTACTACTCGCGCGCCCGCAACCTGCACCGGGCCGCACAGGCTGTGTTGGAGCGGCACGGCGGGGAGGTTCCCGCCGAGCCGGACGCGCTGCGCGCGCTCCCCGGGGTGGGGGCCTACACGGCGGGCGCGGTAGCCAGCATCGCGTTCGGACGGCCCGAGCCGCTGGTGGATGGCAACGTGCGGCGGGTGCTCTCGCGCTGGTACGACCTGGAGGCACCCGGCGACCGCGAGGTCTGGGCGCTCGCGCGCGACCTGGTGGACCCCGAGCGGCCGGGCGACTTCAACCAGGCCCTGATGGAACTCGGCGCCACCGTCTGCACGCCGCGCGCGCCCCGGTGTGAGGGCTGCCCGGTGGAAGGGTCCTGCCTGGCCCGGGCCCGTGGCACGGTCGAGCTGCGCCCCCCGCCCCGGAAGCGCGGGCCCGTCCCCCACGTGCACGTGCTGAGCCTGGTGGTCTGGACGGCCGAGGCGCGCACCCTCCTGGTGCAACGCCCCGAACGGGGCCTGCTGGCGGGCCTGTGGGAGTTTCCCGCCCGGGAGCTGGCCGGGCCGCCCGATCCGGGCCGCTGCGCCAGCCCGCTCCCCCCCGTGGAGCACGTCTTCAGCCACCTGAAGGCCACCTACCACCCCCTGCTGATCCGCATGGAGGACCCGCCGGATTCGGCCGAAGCGGCCCTGGAGCGGGTGGGGGCGGAGGGGGCCCGGCCGCGTTGGGTCACGGTGCCGGAGGCGGAGGTGTTGGCCCTGCCGGTGGCGCAGCAGAAGATCCTGGCGGCGTTGGTAGGGGTGGAGCGGTAG
- a CDS encoding DUF1684 domain-containing protein, translating into MHRSSLRGPLSAAPLPVLLPLLLSACGPAPLERPDGAVIQANADRYMDGRIAKLTTRDGWLTLVGLFWLPEGESTMGSAPGNSFVYDAPGVPPLLGTFTLTRGPERAVVRFDAADGVQILSGESEPVSFAMLTGDGGGPVYLQHGSLKWHVIQRDERLAVRLQDADSPIRTEFDGIERFPVTGEWWVPARFVWNQPPDTIEVPNILGTIGRTPSPGSVEFEVNGDLFRLDLWKDSDDTVNFFTAFADETNGASTYGGGRFLWVDAPDAQGRTVVDFNRAYNPPCVFTEFATCPLPPRQNRLALQVEAGEKVWGKH; encoded by the coding sequence ATGCATCGATCGTCGCTGCGTGGCCCGCTCTCCGCCGCACCGCTCCCGGTGCTCCTGCCGCTTCTGCTGTCCGCGTGTGGACCCGCTCCGCTGGAGCGGCCGGATGGGGCCGTCATCCAAGCGAACGCCGACCGCTACATGGACGGGCGGATCGCCAAGCTCACGACCCGGGACGGCTGGCTGACGCTGGTGGGGTTGTTCTGGCTGCCCGAAGGTGAGAGCACGATGGGCAGCGCGCCGGGCAACTCGTTCGTGTACGACGCACCCGGCGTCCCGCCCCTGCTCGGCACGTTCACCCTCACCCGCGGGCCCGAGCGCGCCGTCGTACGGTTCGATGCCGCCGACGGCGTGCAGATCCTCTCCGGTGAGAGCGAGCCCGTCTCCTTCGCCATGCTCACCGGTGACGGGGGCGGCCCGGTCTATCTGCAGCACGGCTCGCTCAAGTGGCACGTGATCCAGCGGGACGAGCGGCTCGCGGTCCGTCTGCAGGACGCGGACAGCCCGATTCGTACGGAGTTCGATGGCATCGAGCGCTTCCCCGTCACCGGCGAATGGTGGGTGCCGGCGCGCTTCGTGTGGAACCAGCCCCCGGACACCATCGAGGTCCCGAACATCCTGGGGACCATCGGACGAACGCCGTCTCCCGGCTCGGTCGAGTTCGAGGTGAACGGAGATCTGTTCCGACTCGATCTGTGGAAGGACTCGGACGACACGGTGAACTTCTTCACCGCCTTCGCGGACGAGACCAACGGCGCTTCCACCTACGGAGGCGGACGCTTCCTGTGGGTGGATGCGCCGGATGCGCAGGGGCGCACCGTGGTGGACTTCAACCGCGCGTACAACCCGCCCTGCGTCTTCACCGAGTTCGCCACGTGTCCGTTGCCCCCGCGGCAGAACCGGCTGGCGCTGCAGGTCGAGGCGGGCGAGAAGGTGTGGGGGAAGCACTGA
- a CDS encoding tetratricopeptide repeat protein, with protein MLRPAFRITAVTVAGIVLILYLDGQSEPVALTPHGSQAPAFASATGAAGWFQGVRPRCNAVEVETALRSTPAPSGWEGRGFEAACLALAGRTEAARTRIAGLSGDERWRAAGIVFDVGHPVADAGDDVSAAPIMELVVEFWPNHYMALYHAGAARTALGEAEAARPLLEAFLREYPGQDGWTRSAERMLER; from the coding sequence ATGCTCCGACCCGCCTTCCGCATCACCGCGGTGACCGTCGCCGGGATCGTGCTGATCCTCTACCTGGACGGGCAGTCCGAGCCCGTGGCGCTGACCCCACACGGGTCGCAAGCCCCTGCCTTCGCCTCCGCCACCGGGGCGGCCGGGTGGTTCCAGGGGGTCCGCCCGCGCTGCAATGCGGTCGAGGTGGAGACGGCACTCCGGTCCACCCCCGCCCCTTCCGGCTGGGAAGGGCGGGGGTTCGAGGCGGCCTGTCTGGCCCTGGCGGGGCGCACCGAGGCGGCCCGGACCCGGATCGCCGGGCTGTCGGGAGACGAGCGCTGGCGCGCGGCCGGCATCGTCTTCGATGTGGGGCACCCGGTGGCGGACGCCGGCGACGACGTCTCGGCCGCGCCGATCATGGAGCTGGTGGTCGAGTTCTGGCCCAACCACTACATGGCGCTCTACCACGCGGGTGCTGCGCGCACGGCGCTCGGCGAGGCCGAGGCGGCCCGGCCGCTCCTGGAGGCGTTCCTGCGCGAGTACCCTGGACAGGACGGGTGGACGCGCAGCGCGGAGCGGATGCTGGAGCGTTGA
- a CDS encoding sigma 54-interacting transcriptional regulator, with product MSTPRPSTLGELRASGYRPRTVKDEIRANLVRKLKAGEELFPGVRGYQDTVVPQIVNALLARHDFILLGLRGQAKSRILRQLTSLLDPAIPVLEGSEVNDDPFHPISKYGRLLVAEQGDDTPVVWVDRDARYVEKLATPDVTIADMIGDLDPIKAARGGHLLGDELTIHYGLLPRANRGIFAINELPDLSGKIQVGLFNVLQEGDVQIKGYPIRLMLDVLMVFTANPEDYTARGKIITPLKDRIGVEIRTHYPEDVQTGVDITLQEAWTQRDGATLEIPEFVTEVVERVAFRARRDKRIDQRSGVSQRMPITALESVVSNAERRALRLSEDVAVPRVTDLYAALPAITGKMELEYEGEMQGAMKISQELIRAAADEVFRERAGGSDVDGIVEHFETGSALQISDDASADACMKGFQGVPGLLDLVHTVGLAPRSASSGVQAAACELVLEALVHQRRISRTETGMYRKPLQERQGPPFKGFDPMTG from the coding sequence ATGAGCACACCCCGTCCGAGCACCCTCGGCGAACTCCGCGCGTCCGGCTATCGGCCCCGAACCGTCAAGGACGAGATCCGCGCCAACCTGGTCCGCAAGCTCAAAGCGGGTGAGGAGCTCTTCCCGGGCGTGCGTGGCTACCAGGACACGGTGGTGCCGCAGATCGTCAACGCGCTGCTGGCCCGCCACGACTTCATCCTCCTCGGGCTGCGCGGACAGGCCAAGAGCCGCATCCTGCGCCAGCTCACGAGCCTGCTGGACCCCGCCATCCCCGTGCTGGAGGGATCCGAGGTCAACGACGATCCCTTCCACCCGATCTCCAAGTACGGTCGCCTGCTGGTGGCCGAGCAGGGGGACGACACGCCCGTGGTGTGGGTGGACCGGGACGCCCGCTACGTGGAGAAGCTGGCCACGCCGGACGTGACCATCGCGGACATGATCGGCGATCTCGACCCCATCAAGGCCGCCCGCGGCGGACACCTGCTGGGAGACGAGCTCACCATCCACTACGGGCTGCTGCCGCGCGCCAATCGCGGGATCTTCGCCATCAACGAGCTGCCGGATCTGTCCGGCAAGATCCAGGTGGGGCTCTTCAACGTCCTCCAGGAGGGGGACGTGCAGATCAAGGGCTATCCCATCCGGCTGATGCTGGACGTGCTGATGGTCTTCACCGCCAACCCGGAGGACTACACGGCGCGCGGGAAGATCATCACGCCGCTCAAGGACCGGATCGGCGTGGAGATCCGCACCCACTATCCCGAGGACGTCCAGACCGGCGTGGACATCACGCTGCAGGAGGCCTGGACCCAGCGGGACGGCGCGACCCTGGAGATCCCCGAGTTCGTGACGGAGGTGGTGGAGCGCGTGGCGTTCCGGGCGCGGCGTGACAAACGGATCGACCAGCGCTCCGGGGTGAGCCAGCGCATGCCCATCACGGCGCTCGAGAGCGTGGTGTCCAACGCCGAGCGGCGTGCCTTGCGCCTGAGCGAGGACGTGGCCGTGCCGCGCGTGACGGATCTCTACGCCGCGCTGCCGGCCATCACCGGCAAGATGGAGCTCGAGTACGAGGGCGAGATGCAGGGCGCCATGAAGATCAGCCAGGAGCTGATCCGGGCCGCGGCCGACGAGGTCTTCCGCGAGCGGGCGGGCGGCTCCGACGTGGACGGGATCGTGGAGCACTTCGAGACCGGCTCCGCGCTCCAGATCTCCGACGATGCCTCCGCGGACGCCTGCATGAAGGGCTTCCAGGGCGTGCCCGGTCTGCTGGACCTGGTGCACACGGTCGGGCTCGCGCCCCGCAGCGCGTCGTCCGGCGTACAGGCCGCCGCCTGCGAGCTGGTCCTGGAGGCGCTCGTCCATCAGCGCCGCATCTCGCGCACCGAGACGGGGATGTACCGCAAGCCGCTGCAGGAGCGTCAGGGCCCGCCCTTCAAGGGGTTCGACCCGATGACCGGCTGA
- a CDS encoding VWA domain-containing protein encodes MRFTTYSKFTGGWLDALNLESLLEHLADFLLDAGFAGGPHFHPYWGWSGDEDTNSSDALKRALLEALLKSGQLTPEMLAELRGEGEGDEAVRQKIAEMLDDLVKRLVEEGFITLGEGEPRLPGATYDVTGQERIDEAREAALSVNFELTGKGMDFLGYRALKNLLSAVGSADSGQHETADLSTGVEADAASRPYEFGDTLNLDIPATLKNAIQREGLGFPLPLDYSDLQVVQTERRSSCATVLMLDISHSMVLYGEDRFTPAKKVALALSHLIRTQFPGDSLRVLTFGDRATEIPLSQLARAQVGPFHTNTAEGFEMARRILLAQKKDMRQIIMITDGKPSALTLPDGRIYTNSGGLDPNILRRTFREVAACRKSGILINTFMLARDPALVQFVQKVSQIARGKAYFTTTLTLGQYLMMDFLKGKGRRVR; translated from the coding sequence ATGCGCTTCACCACGTACAGCAAGTTCACGGGCGGCTGGCTCGACGCGCTCAACCTGGAGTCGCTGCTCGAGCATCTGGCCGACTTCCTTCTCGACGCCGGCTTCGCCGGCGGTCCCCACTTCCATCCCTACTGGGGCTGGTCGGGAGACGAGGACACCAACTCCTCGGACGCGCTGAAGCGCGCGCTGCTGGAGGCGCTCCTCAAGAGCGGGCAGCTCACGCCCGAGATGCTGGCGGAGCTGCGGGGGGAAGGCGAAGGCGACGAGGCCGTGCGCCAGAAGATCGCCGAGATGCTGGACGACCTGGTCAAGCGCCTGGTGGAGGAGGGCTTCATCACGCTGGGCGAGGGCGAGCCCCGCCTCCCCGGCGCCACCTACGACGTCACCGGACAGGAGCGGATCGACGAAGCGCGCGAAGCCGCGCTGTCCGTGAACTTCGAGCTGACCGGGAAGGGCATGGACTTCCTGGGCTACCGTGCGCTCAAGAACCTGCTGTCGGCGGTGGGCAGCGCGGACTCCGGGCAGCACGAAACGGCGGACCTGTCCACGGGCGTGGAGGCGGACGCGGCCAGCCGCCCGTACGAGTTCGGCGACACGCTCAACCTGGACATCCCGGCCACGCTCAAGAACGCCATCCAGCGGGAGGGCCTGGGCTTCCCGCTGCCGCTGGACTACTCCGACCTGCAGGTGGTGCAGACGGAGCGGCGCTCGTCCTGCGCCACCGTGCTGATGCTCGACATCTCGCACTCGATGGTGCTCTACGGGGAGGACCGCTTCACGCCGGCCAAGAAGGTGGCGCTGGCGCTGTCCCACCTGATCCGCACGCAGTTCCCGGGCGATTCGCTCCGGGTGCTCACGTTCGGCGACCGCGCCACCGAGATCCCGCTGTCGCAGCTCGCGCGCGCCCAGGTGGGGCCGTTCCACACCAACACGGCCGAAGGCTTCGAGATGGCACGCCGCATCCTGCTCGCGCAGAAGAAGGACATGCGGCAGATCATCATGATCACGGACGGGAAGCCCAGCGCGCTCACGCTGCCGGACGGCCGCATCTACACCAATTCGGGCGGGCTGGACCCCAACATCCTCCGGCGCACCTTCCGCGAGGTGGCCGCCTGCCGGAAGTCCGGGATCCTGATCAACACGTTCATGCTGGCCCGCGACCCGGCCCTGGTGCAGTTCGTCCAGAAGGTCTCGCAGATCGCGCGCGGCAAGGCGTATTTCACCACCACGCTCACCCTGGGGCAGTACCTGATGATGGACTTCCTCAAGGGCAAGGGGCGGCGGGTGCGGTAG